The following are from one region of the Bacteroidales bacterium genome:
- a CDS encoding bifunctional metallophosphatase/5'-nucleotidase: MKIQNFLVWILLAGIAIIPAGTFGQAASKETEIIILHTNDMHAKIDNMGKLAYLADSLRKIHPFVFLFAAGDNFTGNPVVDMVEDKGFPMIDLMNQCGFNLSALGNHEFDLGQDKLNARIKQAAFPFISCNIDASNAVFKQPEPFYILEAGGIRIPVLGVIQLGENGLPDSHPSKLEGLRFTDGLQQALKYKYLKQEYGMLIGLTHLGVETDEPLAKEMPEFDVIIGGHSHTTMTKAMMVNDVMIVQAGSGLRNVGKLTLGIVDGKINRRDYELIPLQSVTNSKPEVQALIDQYNDNKELNVIIGFAEKPIAGEDELGSLMTDAITSQLKLDIAFQNTGGIRISSIPEGEIRLKDVYKLDPFGNLIVIYKMNVDEMTSLICNAYNREKSIDLEVSGITYEVILDEKGSCVGVEMKDMNGKILDPVKDYSVGLNSYISASYKFDHRDPGNSTFTTGAQTLIDFIKEKKTLNYSGVKRVGLKK; this comes from the coding sequence ATGAAAATTCAAAACTTTCTTGTTTGGATATTACTTGCAGGAATTGCAATAATCCCAGCTGGCACTTTTGGACAAGCTGCTTCGAAAGAAACTGAAATCATCATTCTGCATACCAATGATATGCATGCAAAGATCGATAATATGGGTAAGCTTGCCTACCTGGCTGACAGTCTGAGAAAGATACATCCTTTTGTATTCCTTTTTGCTGCCGGGGATAATTTCACTGGTAACCCGGTAGTTGATATGGTAGAAGATAAAGGTTTTCCAATGATCGACCTGATGAACCAATGCGGATTCAATCTCTCTGCTCTGGGCAATCATGAATTTGACCTGGGGCAGGATAAGCTGAATGCAAGAATTAAGCAGGCCGCTTTCCCTTTTATTAGCTGTAATATCGATGCTTCCAACGCTGTTTTCAAACAGCCTGAACCCTTCTATATACTTGAAGCCGGGGGAATCAGGATACCAGTATTGGGCGTTATTCAATTAGGTGAAAATGGTCTACCTGATTCGCATCCTTCAAAGCTGGAAGGCCTGAGATTTACAGATGGACTGCAGCAAGCACTAAAATACAAATACCTTAAACAAGAGTATGGAATGTTGATTGGTTTGACTCATTTAGGTGTTGAAACCGATGAACCCCTGGCAAAAGAGATGCCCGAATTTGATGTGATTATTGGCGGTCATTCTCATACTACAATGACTAAGGCCATGATGGTGAATGATGTTATGATTGTTCAAGCCGGATCGGGATTGAGAAATGTAGGCAAACTTACGTTAGGGATTGTTGATGGAAAGATCAATCGTCGCGATTATGAGTTGATTCCTCTGCAGTCGGTTACGAATTCAAAACCTGAAGTCCAGGCATTGATTGATCAATACAATGATAATAAAGAGCTCAATGTGATTATCGGTTTTGCAGAGAAACCTATTGCAGGTGAAGATGAATTAGGAAGCCTGATGACTGATGCCATTACTTCTCAGCTTAAGTTGGATATTGCTTTTCAGAATACAGGAGGAATTCGGATTTCTTCAATCCCCGAAGGAGAAATCAGGTTAAAGGATGTTTACAAACTGGATCCATTTGGCAACCTGATTGTTATCTACAAGATGAATGTTGATGAGATGACATCACTGATTTGTAATGCGTATAACAGGGAGAAGAGTATTGATCTTGAAGTTTCCGGAATCACCTATGAAGTTATCCTGGATGAAAAGGGAAGTTGTGTAGGTGTGGAGATGAAAGATATGAACGGAAAAATCCTGGATCCGGTGAAAGATTATAGTGTTGGTTTAAATAGTTATATTTCAGCAAGCTACAAATTTGACCACAGAGATCCGGGAAATAGCACGTTTACAACTGGTGCTCAGACCCTGATTGATTTTATTAAAGAAAAAAAGACTTTAAATTATTCAGGTGTAAAAAGGGTTGGTCTGAAAAAATAA
- a CDS encoding amidohydrolase family protein: MRFLSADIIFPIHDSPIRDGILVLDDYGKIQDLLSPENIDLEVIPVERFKGFLCPGFVNAHCHLELSWAKEMIEPHGGLDGFVQQLEILRKDVSRDQALLMIETTGKSMLESGIVAVGDISNSDITADFKEKSATLFHTFSEVFASDPVRADLAFEKIKVLNQVFRGLKRNSRSSVTPHATYSVSSDLFQLIMKEGNPSGIFSIHHQESEQENLFFKSGEGPIADRRQLFNPGIRKFEATGKRPLESIAGDLDAQASILLVHNTFSEEQDIDFALKNFVNAAWCLCPNANLYIENRLPLVDLFRRMGCNILLGTDSLASNDSLQMLDEMKTLQEFFPDIPFCEVLSWATMNGAKFFGFDSLGSFEKGKHPGVVLIENVDIIEGTLLKDSSSKLLVMHGYESLH, translated from the coding sequence ATGAGGTTCCTTTCTGCTGATATCATTTTCCCAATTCATGATTCCCCAATTCGGGATGGGATACTGGTATTAGATGATTATGGGAAAATTCAGGACTTGCTTAGCCCGGAAAATATTGATTTAGAAGTGATTCCTGTAGAGAGATTCAAAGGGTTCCTTTGTCCCGGTTTCGTTAATGCTCATTGCCATCTGGAGCTTTCCTGGGCAAAAGAAATGATTGAACCTCATGGTGGGTTGGATGGATTTGTGCAGCAGCTCGAAATATTAAGAAAAGATGTGAGCCGTGATCAGGCTTTGCTGATGATTGAAACCACCGGAAAAAGTATGCTTGAATCCGGCATTGTCGCAGTAGGGGATATCTCCAATTCAGATATCACAGCAGATTTCAAGGAGAAATCTGCCACACTCTTTCATACCTTTTCTGAAGTCTTTGCATCCGACCCGGTTAGAGCTGATCTTGCTTTTGAAAAGATAAAGGTTCTTAATCAGGTTTTTCGCGGCCTGAAACGGAATTCCCGATCATCTGTCACTCCTCATGCTACCTACTCCGTGTCTTCCGACCTTTTTCAGCTAATCATGAAAGAGGGAAATCCATCAGGCATTTTCTCGATTCATCACCAGGAGAGTGAACAGGAAAATCTGTTTTTTAAGTCCGGGGAAGGTCCAATTGCAGATCGACGACAATTGTTTAACCCGGGTATCCGAAAGTTCGAAGCTACCGGAAAACGTCCCCTGGAAAGTATTGCCGGTGATCTGGATGCTCAGGCTTCTATTTTACTGGTGCATAATACCTTCAGTGAGGAACAGGATATAGATTTCGCACTGAAAAATTTTGTGAATGCAGCCTGGTGCCTCTGTCCCAATGCAAACCTTTATATCGAGAATCGATTGCCACTAGTTGATTTGTTCAGACGAATGGGGTGCAATATTTTACTCGGGACAGACAGTCTTGCCTCCAATGATTCTTTGCAGATGCTGGATGAGATGAAAACCCTGCAGGAATTTTTTCCTGATATCCCTTTTTGTGAAGTGCTCTCCTGGGCAACAATGAATGGTGCTAAGTTCTTTGGTTTTGACAGCCTGGGAAGTTTTGAAAAAGGAAAACACCCCGGGGTTGTGCTGATCGAAAATGTTGATATTATTGAGGGTACATTACTTAAGGATTCCAGTTCAAAATTATTGGTTATGCATGGTTATGAAAGTCTTCATTAA